The Arachis ipaensis cultivar K30076 chromosome B03, Araip1.1, whole genome shotgun sequence region attaaggtttacaatacttaaatttcacataataatagccatcatccatcactaataacacaaaatattaattatgtatgacgaccgggccaccgggccgatttcgggtgacccgagctatggcccggacccaacccgaaataatgaccgggtctactttTGAAACACatacccgaccctaaacccgatggAATCACAtaaaattagcccctaaagtgttcgggaccgggccgggtcTTCGGACCGGGCTGGGCCAAGCACACCCCTAAGCAAATCAAATGTCAAATGAAAAAACAACTAACCCAAAGAAAAAAGAATGTTAGATATCAAATTTTCCAATATATATTTTTCTCAAGTAATTTAGTGTTTTCAAATCAAATAAGTGAAATTAAGGTAGCGTTTGAAAAAGAGACAAAGACAGAGACTGAAAAATTAAGACTGAAAGACAGAGATTaagaaacagaaattgaaataagtgTTAGTATTATGTTTAGTGTAAAGTTGGGGATATAGATTGAaataagaaattaagaataaaattctaatttaatttgtacaaagaataaagttggaattaattaattgaaataggaGTATTTTAAAtgtaaaatgttattaaagttttaatCTTCGTTCCAAAAAATTTCAACCTTCTGTGTCCCCTCTTTTTAAAAGTTTTGGAGataaaaactgaaattttagtattaatttctgTATCAATAAATATAATACTAAATCTCAGTCTACAGCTCAAAATAAACACTACATAAGAGAGACCGGTCATACACTCATACTTATACAAGTCCTTTGTTAGAGGGGGCGTTGTTTTCATGCAATGAACGTGGTCACCAGTACTAGCTCTTGGAAAGATAACATCATCACATGCAATCCATGACCCAGCATTAACTCCGTTCTACCAATTAAAGTATGTAATAGTTTATGTTGGGGTTTTTCCAAAACAAAAgattagtttttaataatttttgtatCCAATAAATGAATTTTAACAAAAAGAATTAATAAGTTAATTGTTGATCGTGTATAATATTAGATAAATTAGTATTTAATCAAAGAAATAGACAAATTTATATCATCGTAATTAtcgttttaaataaaaaaaatatcagaaCACTAAtactttttattaatattagtcaacattttaacaaatattttagttttatacaattaaaatttaagatttaaatttagaatttagtTTTTAGTGTTTAGAGTTGACTAAATATTAGTCAAAAATGATAAATCTTGTTAGTAGTAAAATTTGCactttaaataaatagaaaacaaATAATTTATAGTGAtaatccaaaaaaattttgttaaatNNNNNNNNNNNNNNNNNNNNNNNNNNNNNNNNNNNNNNNNNNNNNNNNNNNNNNNNNNNNNNNNNNNNNNNNNNNNNNNNNNNNNNNNNNNNNNNNNNNNNNNNNNNNNNNNNNNNNNNNNNNNNNNNNNNNNNNNNNNNNNNNNNNNNNNNNAATcgaactaaaaaaaaattataaaaaagaaagTCAAAGTGTCAAACTACCCGCGTCAACTAATTCTGTTAAATACTATTGCTAACACTTTTCCTTTTGACAGTTGTTATGACTctagccttttttttttcttttatgacTCTAGCATTTAGGTACAGCCGTACAAGTAGAGACTTAAGTGTAGTCAATTTTACGTGAAATTGATAACTAagagtcgttagataaaaatttagtcaatttattcaaattatttaacgactaTCAACTATTAATTTTACATGAAGTTGATTGCACTTGAGTTTACAACTTAGTTACAACCTAACAAATTTAGGTTAGTTGAGTGATCAACTCACTTGTTCACCTACAcaagttttaaaaatttgaatCCTGTCTTGTGCATACACTAACTCATTAGTTAGCAATAAACTCTTAAATAGAACTCAAATTCGCAACGACTTAGTTCTTAATTTGTTGAGATGGAAAatccaacaacaacaaaaaagtgAGATATAATGTACTTTCATTCCGTTGTAGAAAAAATAGATGAACAAATATTAAGCAgtttactctttctctctctcagtTGAGCTCTCTGCTCATTGAACCTTGCTGATGAAATAAGAGTATAGGACTTTACACACATTTGTATTAAAAATTAACCAAGTGGATATCATAATCTCTTAGCTTTTACAGTGGATATGAGTGATTTTCATTTTTTGAGAATTTTTGCCAAAATTCAAAGCACATGCATGCCATTATCATTTGTCCGTCCCTGTAAAATCCTCATCCACAATGAAATTAAACCTTTTTTTCTCAGCGGTTTGAGACCAATTATTTGACAAATCACTCACTAAAATACTTTTTCTTTAGCAGTGAGAGAATTGAATTCAAATACttgaatgttgaattgaaaaAGACAGTGATGATAAGAGTGAAGGATTTTGAAGATGTTTATACTCTTAAGATAATCaatcttaattatttatcttAAAGTTTATAAAAATCTTTCACAATAAAATTTGTAGTAACTGATTTTCAATTCTTTGATTCTTCAGTTTCTCAAACATTAATTAGGCGTCACTTTAATTAATTAAGAGGTTAagcataaaaactaattttagattcaaataaaatttaaaagtagTCCTTAGGTTGAATTTATGTCACGTATTTAAACTAGTCCTATCCAGTTAAATCTTAAAAGaaaacataattttcaaaaattgttctaATTCGAATTATATACCACTTATTTAAAattagagtgattgaaaatcatGTATGTGTCGCACACTAATTGAACCACTATTCCTAGCCGAATTCAAAtagtcatgtgaaagagttttcaagttTTGATTCAAATATTACATTTTTCAATTATAATacaagaatccaaaaagaagagTAAATATCCTTTCCGACCCCTGTCCTTTTTGAAAATTGACTAGCCGCaccctaaaatttaaaaattgacgaATCGGCCCCTGTCTATTCGCTCCGTTAGACATATCGACCCTTCCGTGGCCCCCTCGGTTGAAACTCGACGGAAAACGCTGACATGTGACAGTGAACAGGTGATCTGGCATGTACACATCAGCTTAATTTCTTAAGACAATTTGACTGCTTCCTAGTCATTAAAACGTCGTCGTTTGAAGGGAAGGAGAGACACGCGTTTTATTGACCCTCTCCCCCTTTCTCCCTTACATGTAGCTTCAGTAGGGAAATCACCCCCACTTAGAACACATAATTACATACGAACCCTAGGAAAGCGAAACGGTTTCCTCCAAAACAAGCTGACTAAGAGTTCCAGCGAGGAGGTGGCGAAGGCTTTGTTGACGGAGACGTTGACGGCGGTACAAAGGTTAGTGTGGTTTAATTCGTTCGCTACTTTCTGAGTTGGTTGTACTTTGTAAACTTGGGTTTTTGTAATCTTTTTTTGATACCCTTAGTCACTTTCATTGGTTATGATTGGTGTGGATGAATATAGTAGCTAGTTAATCAAAAGTGTTGCACATTTTTCTTCTGGCAGATGTCATATAAAATTGTCCATGTTTTTCACCATGGGGGTTGGTTCGAAAGGGATTCTGATGGAGTGTTGCACTACTCTGATGGAAAGGTGGAAACATTTCCTCCGTTAGATATAGACTATGTTAACTTCAAGGGTTTGGTGGAAATGTTTACGGGTTTAGGGTATACTAGCTACAAAGAGGTTTATTGGTATGATGGTACTGCTCCTGACTTGGAATCTGGATTGCATGTTCTTAAGGGAGATAAGGAGATTAACCAGATGTGTGACAAAAAGATGGAGGATATGGAGTCTGATTTGCTTGTGATCTATTTTGAACACAATGTTAGCAATCCAGATTATGTTGTTGTAGGTAGTACAGTGGATGAAGCTGTTGAAGTTGATTCTTCCTCTTCTGACGATGCATATGAGACCACCGAAGATGAGCCCTATAAACCCCCTCCACCTGGTTTTGAATCCAGTAGTAGCAGTAGTGGTGAAGAAGGTAAGGCCAAGAAGAAGCCTGTGAGCAAGACTAAAAAGGGTGGAATTAGTGTGAAACAGAAGAGGAGTGTTGGAAAGCCAGATACTcctaagaagaagaagagtaatgcGCTACCTGGTGGTATTGATGACAAGGAATTGTCTCCAACCTGAGGCACCAAACATTAAGAGACCCCCTGGAAGACCAACTAAAAAGAGGAATGTTGATGTGGTGGCAGAGGCTCAGATGAGAGAACAAAGACACAAGGTGAAGAAGAGCTTCCAGGTGACATGCAACAAATGTGGACAGAAGAGGCACTATCATAGGACATGTAAAGGTGCACCAGCAAACCCTAATTGGCAACCAAAGAGAAAGAAGCCAAAGCAACAACCAACTGGACATCAATCAAACCCTACAAATGTAACCCCAGAACAGGTCATGTTGTAAATTTTGGTAGCTCAAAATTTATGTGCCTAATTTTTTTGCCTGGCTGAATCTAAATGGGTCctgtatttttttttgtgttgcaCAGAATTTGGATGGAGTTGAAGCAAGTGGAATCAACAACGTGGCTGTGACACCCCTAGACCTAGTGGTACCCCTTTTTGCTGTTCTAGATTTAGTTTTTTTGTTGGGTAGAAAATTGATATGGACTGAAGTCCCACTTGAAAAACACTTCCTCTTTTTATAGTGATCTTTTGTTTAGGGAGTAAACATTTAGCTCAACAaaacattttattttgtttccaGCTGTTACATCAGCAGACTAAACTATGCCTATGTGTATAGTATTATGAATGAAACTCCTTTGCTTTTGGATATAAATCACACTGTCCAGGATTTCATAGATCTGTAACTATTACACAAAGTTAGATTATCATTAATACAACAAACTCACAATCCATGCATATACAACATAGTAACTACATACCCAAAAGCAAACTTTTCATATTTTAACATTAACCATACATCTGCAACAACATACAATCTATGTCTTAGACTACAGCGTATTTCACTGCTACTAATACAATCAACATGGCTACCATGACATAGACCCTAAACCCAATACTCCATTTCTTTGAATTTTCTTTAATTGCCAAATCCACTTTGTGCTCCAATTGCTCAAACTTGTTCTCTAGCATCAACATTCTTCCATCTACATCAATGTCTTTCTCATGCGCAAAATGACAGAAAATCAGCTCATCCAGCCACATGAAGTAGTTGCAGTGAGGTCGTTCTGTCTGCAATTGCAGTTATCATGAAGATCATTCATTCAAGCACAAAGGCAAACTGACTACAATAATCAAGACTGGAGGAACACTTACACGATAGTGACAACAATCAAGGAAGATCCTGTCTGGGTTCTTGGCAGTTGCAGATCCTTGCATGATTGCATAACTTCCACACTTGCATTTAGGGTGTTGAAACTTCACCTTCTTTTCTCCACTAGCATTACTCGAACCCATCCTACCCTTCCTCCAACCACGACGGGTCTGAGCGGCTGAGGATAGCTCTGCGTCACTCATGGTTGCTACTTGAGTTAGGGTTCCAAAAGGGGGAGAAAGGGGGAGAGGGTCAATAAAACGCGCGTCTCTCCTTCCTTTCAAACGACGACGTTTTGATGACTAGGAAGGGGCCAAATTGTCTTAAGAAATTAAGCTGATGTGTACATGCCAGATCACATGCTCACCGTCACATGTCAGCATTTTTCGTTGAGTTTCAACCGAGGGGGCCACGGAAGGGTCGATATGTCTAACGGAGCGAATAGACAGGGGCCGATTCGTCAATTTTTAAACGTTAGGGTGCGGCTAGTCAATTTTCAAAAAGGACAGGGGCTGGAAAGGGTATTTACTCCAAAAAGAATTAGTTTACCTTCCAATTTATTAATCCGAATGAAGAACgaataactcaatcatgaaatagatcaatgcaagattttaaaataaaataaacatagatTAATTATACATGAAAAACATAAACAGAGTTCCTAATTCTTTGACAGAAAATTAATTACccataaaaaaataagaagaacaagaagaagagaagtagtCTGAGGACTTGATTTGAATCCTAAGATCCTCCTCCCGGATTGCCCTCTCTTATGACTTGTGAGCTACGCTCACTTATTTATAGCCTAAgtctagaattcaaattcaaactaaactaatcttatcttttggagagagataagataactaacttactGACTTCagtttcaaattcaaaacaataattcaaatcaaatcctaacaactaaatattttatgtttctagaaagaattaataactaattttttagaGTCTTGAGTGTTTTGGATGTGATCAAGGCTTCTGATGATGTGGGTAATTAAGCTTAGGCCTTAATTGTTGCATCTTGAGAGTTGGAATATATTGGACTTACATTTTGAGTTGTTTGAGATGCTATTTTTTCGTGTCCCAAAGATGATGGTGGTACGTGGCTGAGACTAAACATCCACTACAGATATATACATATCATTCTGAAATTTCGGATATTAGCTTTATGTTTTTTCGTGTTCCAAAGATGATGGTGGTACGTGGCTGAGACTAAACATCCACTACAGATATATACATATCATTCTGAAATTCCGGatattagctttctaacgcaactaaaaccgccttaTTTAGACTTCTATAGCTTAAGTTATGACCGCTGAAGTGGGAAGAGGTCAAAGTTGGTGGGCATGTACGCCGGACGTATGTGTTTTGGACTCTATTTTCCTTCCTTTTGAGCATGCTTTTGTTCTTTAGGCTATGCTTATTGGGCACGCTTTTTGGGCCATGCTTCTATTTCTTTTGTGCTTTTTTTGTGAAAAAACATTGATTCTTGCTATTTTTTAAGTCTAAAACtcctaaaaatataaaaacactatCCTAACtccaaatatttgattatttattaaattctattagaaattataaaaaatttaattaaaaacctaaaaaaataaataaataaaaactctaaaaattatttaaaatgatATGTCATCAACAATTTTACATACATTTTTGCAGGTAGTAAGTGCGCTATATTCACTACCATTAGCCGGACAATTGTGAATATTAGGTAATATGTGTGTAGTCGTATTTTTAGACTATTTCATCGTTTTTATCTGTATTATAGACTCTCTGTAAAATTAtgagtaaatagtcaaattggTCCCTGAAAGATAGCCCATTCTTCAAACGAGTCCCCgtaagaaaaagataataaaatttgtcctcgaaaaatttaaaattggtaaagttagtccttccgtcagttggatgatgacgtgtcacgttaagtgccacgtggcatataATGACGTGGATGGCTAATGCCAcgtgtcaggtcagtgacacgtggcatgccacgtggcacttgacatgtaaaaagttatttataatcaaaatagtccttgaaagttcagacgtaagtcattttcatccctaaaattttaaaaattaatcaaattagtccttatataattttttttattttttcttgataatattaaatttaaaatattttttgatactactaattttaatagaccaattttgaatatatatatatatattccagcaaaatgtaataatgtaagaaaaaggttttagaatagaaaagaataagagagattttgacaagaattagaggagagagataattttattgaacaaatttttaagaagaaaagatacaattactaatttttttattgtcaattacatttctattaaaattagtagtatcaaaaaatattttaaatttaatattatcaagaaaaaaaaattatataagaactaatttgattaatttttaaaattttagggatgaaaatgacttacgtctgaacttttaaggactattttgattataaataacttttttacatgtcaagtgccacgtggcatgtcacgtgtcactgacctgacacgTGGCATGCCGGGATCTGACATGTTAATCAATcatattgtgacacgtggcattaaccctccacgtcatcatatgccacgtggcacttaacgtgacacgtcattatccaactgacggaaggactaacgttaccaattttaaatttttcggggacaaattttattatcttttttttacgGGGACTCGTTTAAAGAATGGGCTATCTTTCGGGGAccaatttgactatttactcgtaaaattattttagaatatttaaaacggtaaaaaatttgaaaaacgtTTAAATGGGTAAATACAATTTTTATCTATTTAAAAGCCTAATTTGAGACATGAttgttttgaaaattaatttgatagTGACACAGACTATTCTAACTGTGAAGTGTTGGGCGTTAAGTGTTAACCCCCCCAAATTTAAACTTTGCAATTAAATTCGGTTTCCTGCTTCGGCTCAATTCCACTTCCACCCCGTAACACTCACACACaaggaaagagaagaagaaagtgagaaaaaaGAATAACCAAATCTCGTCATCTCCCTCCACATTTCTCTCTCTTTCTGCTGTCCTTGTGTGCGACTGTGCGTCCTCCGAACTACTCGCTCCTTCCGGTCTAAACCTCATTAGTCATTACCTCTCTGTCTCTCACATTAAACAGATCCTCACAACCCTAAAAAAAAAACcagttcttcttcttttttcttttttcattttttgttaattaattttttttcgctCTAAAAGAATTCCATTTCTTAATGAACAAACCCTCCAGcaccatctcttcttcttcttcttcttctctggtaCGTTATTTCTTCTCTCAAACCCTAATCCCGCATCTCACATTTCTCACATGCTCATTTTGCCTTTCAATGCTTCCTCAATCtgatttatttttctctctctaagGATTTTTCCGTAATTTTTAATCCTTTTTTATGTGTTGTTGGAGTGAAGATTTCAGCTGGAGATTATGTTCTTTGCGATCGCTTTGtgctaattttttgtttttggcGTTTATTTTTGGGATTGTGAAGCTGTTAAATAAGAATGCGTTGATTAATTTGCTCGCTGTGAACATGTTTTTgtaaagagagaaaaaataaCCGAAAAATCAGCATTTTCTTCTTTCATTTGATTATTTATACCATGAAAAATGGACAATGTCGAAATTGTTTTGGTTACTTTTCAAATTTTGTCTTAATCTTTCTATTGTGAAGATTTGTCACGGATGTCTTTGCCTTTTCCAATTTAAATTACTATAATTTTTTATTGTGTTAATTGGAAAACCCTTTTCTCCTCTTTGGTTGGGGAAAAAAtgttgaaaactaagagagaataATTTGAATTCTTTCtcttaaaaaaacaaaaagagagcATTGCAAATCCAATGCCTACCGAATTGCTTTATGTTAGGTTTGCTTACAAGGTACTTTTCCTTTTGTTGTATGTTTAGAATATTTATACGCAAAAAGAGAATATTGATGCAGTTTACGTTTTGCATGTAAAACAAGTTTGAAGTCattgttttatttattatttatttctttgATTGATATAAAGAAATTCCCAATAAATAGAGTCACtaaatttttattagtattttcaaCACGCTACTTACCTTTCTTGGGTAAATTAAACGAAATGAAACTGAAGAATGGTTGGACTTTTAGTTGATTGCAGCATGGTCTAATCacatgcatttttttttaatttaaaaattctgaaCTGGTAGCGCCATTTTTCTTTACCACTACTttgctaattttatttgtttCCTGATTTTGATCATCGTTAAATATAGTTGGGATCATTTAGCATCTAAGTTTTCACAGTGAATTTGAATGATGGATGTTGCTGAGCTTGAAGAAAATCTTTTTGCAGCAAGTGATGCCAAGGTATCATGACATGTCTTAAATTATTGCGGGATAACTGTTAGAAATTCTTCCTTTAATCCTTTACTTTACTAATATTGATAAATTTGTATTCATTCGTCAATTGTAATTGCTCCATAATTCCTGTAGTACTTAAGATTCAAGTATAATTAtcgagtcttttttttttttccaggtAAAGTATGCTTCTTGTTCCTAATGTTTACAATTTtcttcaaaaatacccctaacatttaatttcattcaattttgtccctaacgttttcgatTTATGTCAAAATTACCCATGGACGTTAACACCAtctaaaacgttagggacaaaatttAAAATGTCCAAGGGTAACTTTATCGAAATGGTTAGGGACAAAATTGGATGAATAAAAAACGATGAGGACAAAATTGAATGAAGTTAAAcgttagggatatttttgaagAAAATTGCAAGCGATAAGAACAAAAAGTGTTCTTTAcccttttttttcatatatatacatatatttatttatatctgTATACACATTAGTTGCATATTTTCCTTttcctattcttttttttttgaagtaaaaGTAACTGTCCTCTGTTTGAACCACATTGAATTATTTTCTTTTACACAATTAACACTACTGCTTTTTAAAGAAGGTTTAGAATTGCTGGCCAAAAAAACCGTAAGAGAGTAAATTTTATGTATAGTTCTCTTGCTCTGGTTTTTTGGGGTATTTTTCCAATTCTTTCATTTTGTTTAATTGTTAAAATTCTCTATTTTCAGCTGACAATGAGTGTTTGGTATCTTGTGCAGTTACATGGAGAAATGTGCAGGACTCTTTCTGCAATATATTGTAAAATATTGAGAATATTTCCTTCTCTAGAAGCAGCTAAGCCTAGGAGCAAATCTGGAATACAGGCATTATGTTCACTGCATGTAGCTTTAGAGAAGTCGAAGAATGTTCTTCAGCACTGCTCAGAGTGTAGTAAACTTTACCTGGTACAATTTTCGTTATTATTGTATAGTTTTCAATTCTATTTTCCGTTAGTGTACCATTATGTAGGGTGGATTTAGTTACCTAAGCCCTTTCAACAAGTTATTTATACCCCATTAGGTTATCTGATTTGGAATACTACTTGTGGAACATCTTGCATATAATATCACTTATGACACAGGCGATAACTGGCGACGCCGTACTTCAAAAATTTGAAAAGGCTAAGTCTGCACTTGTTGACAGTCTTAAACTGGTGGAAGATATTGTTCCTCAATCTATTGGGTGTCAGGTGATAATCTTCAACGATATGGATGTATAGCTTGCTTTTCCATGTTTCAGTTTCTCTTGTTCTATTATGTGGAGGCCCTTACACAGCCTTGCTACTTGCTTTCTGAATGAGTGAGGGGCGGTCTGGATGAACTTGCAAGTACGGTTTTTGCAATTGACCCCTCAGAAAAACAAGTTGGCGACGATTTAATTGCATTGCTTCAGCAGGGAAGGAAGCTTGACAACTCTAATGACAGTAGTGAACTTGAATGTTTTCATCAGGCTGCTACTAGACTTGAAATTACATCTTCAAGAGCAGCTCTTACTGAACGAAGAGCTCTCAAAAAACTCATTGAAAGGGCTCAGGCTGAGGAAGACAAGCGGAAGGAATCAATTATTGCATATCTTTTACACCTCATGAGGAAATATTCTAAGTTGTTCAGAAGTGAATTCTCAGATGATAATGATTCTCAGGGCTCCCAACCCTGTTCACCTACTGTTAATGGATATGTTGAGGATGGTGTTCAGACTCAAGCGTTTGATAGAGTATTTTCAAAACTTAGTTCCATTAACTTAAAGCCGAATAATAGAAAATCAGGCCAGATGCCCCTTCCCCCTGAAGAGTTGAGGTGTCCGATATCTCTGCAACTCATGAGTGATCCTGTTATAATTGCTTCGGGTCAAACATACGAAAGGGCTTGTATAGAAAAATGGTTCAGTGATGGGCATAACACCTGCCCAAAGACTCAACAGAAACTTCCACATCTTTTATTGACTCCTAATTACAATGTCAAGAATCTTGTGGCTAGTTGGTGTGCACAGAATGGAATTCCTATTCCTGAAGGCCCTCCCCAATCTCTTGATTTTAACTATTGGAGATTGGCTTTATCAGATACCGATTCCACAAATTCAAAATCTGTTAACAGTGTAAATTCTTGCAAGTTGAAAGGTGTGAAAGTGGTTCCAGTAGAAGAGAGCGGCATGTCAGAGCAAACTGGGGTAGCTGGAGCTGAAAGTGTGTCTACACAAGAGGACGATAATGAACAGTATCTTAGTTTTCTGAAAGTCTTAACAGAAGGGAACGACTCACAGGAGAAGTGTAAGGTTGTACAAAGGTTAAGGATGTTGCTAAGGGATGATGAGGACGCCAGGACATTTATGGGTGCTAATGGATTTGTTGAAGCACTTATGCAGTTTCTCCAATCAGCTTTGCGTGAAGGAAATGCGATGGATCAAGAAAATGGAGCTATGGCCCTGTTCAACCTTGCTGTGAACAATGACAGGTGTGTATTATTGTTTGTAGTTTTCGTAGTTTTTAACCATAAGGTAAAACTGCTTTTCCATTTTACTAAAAGACTTAAACAACATTTGGTGATTGAAAAGTGATGCTCTTGCATTTAGCTAGAACCACAGTTACTTGGTAATGTTGTAGTAACAAAATATTCATAATTTAATGGCAATGATCTGATCATCATGTACCCATAGTTGCAAAAACCGAACCGGACCGGCAGGTTCGACCGGAAAACCGGACTCTAGTCCGGTTCGGTTTACTCCTTAGACTATTTAAGGAAGAAAACCGGTGTGAACCGGTAAGAACCGGATCAAACCGGTCAAAACCGACAAAAACCGGTGCAAACTGGTCTAACCGAACCAGTCtgcttgaaaaattttaaaaatgtctcCACCAGGTCTCGAACCAAGAACCTTGGAGCAAAAGCAACCTCCACTTGCCACTCAGCCATTGCGCTTCTAAGTACTATatttgacaaatactaattatatagtatacacaaatatctaatttaatttaatttttgttttttctatttttcaaattaattatattttaattatataccattattaatataaatataaatttcactaaaaatttattaatttacttgatctattttattactagtattgtgattaagttatttgttttgatacgttaaaatctactgatattatagttagatgataggctttgtgaattaattattttttttagtttcaaaTTAAGATACTGTTGTAGTATTACTGAtaaattttatggttttttttatattagttatttttagaagttgagacttgattcttcataaaatgttagtgaagatatgtatttcaaattttaattttaattttaagtttttaactattttatattttatatttatgtgagaccggttttatcggttcaactaataatttatcggttgaaccaataaactaatGAACCAGTAgtttgaccggttcg contains the following coding sequences:
- the LOC110269643 gene encoding uncharacterized protein LOC110269643; the protein is MSDAELSSAAQTRRGWRKGRMGSSNASGEKKVKFQHPKCKCGSYAIMQGSATAKNPDRIFLDCCHYRTERPHCNYFMWLDELIFCHFAHEKDIDVDGRMLMLENKFEQLEHKVDLAIKENSKKWSIGFRVYVMVAMLIVLVAVKYAVV
- the LOC107630276 gene encoding U-box domain-containing protein 6, with amino-acid sequence MMDVAELEENLFAASDAKLHGEMCRTLSAIYCKILRIFPSLEAAKPRSKSGIQALCSLHVALEKSKNVLQHCSECSKLYLAITGDAVLQKFEKAKSALVDSLKLVEDIVPQSIGCQVIIFLDELASTVFAIDPSEKQVGDDLIALLQQGRKLDNSNDSSELECFHQAATRLEITSSRAALTERRALKKLIERAQAEEDKRKESIIAYLLHLMRKYSKLFRSEFSDDNDSQGSQPCSPTVNGYVEDGVQTQAFDRVFSKLSSINLKPNNRKSGQMPLPPEELRCPISLQLMSDPVIIASGQTYERACIEKWFSDGHNTCPKTQQKLPHLLLTPNYNVKNLVASWCAQNGIPIPEGPPQSLDFNYWRLALSDTDSTNSKSVNSVNSCKLKGVKVVPVEESGMSEQTGVAGAESVSTQEDDNEQYLSFLKVLTEGNDSQEKCKVVQRLRMLLRDDEDARTFMGANGFVEALMQFLQSALREGNAMDQENGAMALFNLAVNNDRNKEMMISAGVLSLLDEMIYKPTCYGCATALYLNLSCLEEFKPMIGSGQAVPFLVKILKSSSDVQCKLDSLHTLYNLSTVPTNIPYLLSSGIIVGLQSQLVGQGDSVWTEKCIAVLINLAVSQLGREEIVSSPGIISTLASILDTGELLEQEQAVACLLILCNRSKKCCEMVLQEGVIPALVSISVNGTSRGREXXXXXXXXXXXXXXXXXXXXXXXXXXXXXXXXXXXXXXXEQRQEEHSPSKPQGRPETSNSSMPKPEMKPLCKSTSRRKVGKALSFLWKSKSYSVYQC